In the genome of Streptomyces lydicus, the window GACTCCCTGCCCGAGCACCGGAACGGCCGCTGCCAGCGTGGCCAGCACCAGGCAGGCCAGGCCGAGGAAGAGCCGGCGGGTCAGTTCCGGGCGCCACCGGTCGGTGTGCGCGCCGACGGCCTGGCCCACGCCGTCGGAGACGTCGTCGTACTCCCACTCCGGCATCGGGTCGTCGGCGGGCCGCAGGTGGAGGACGTCGCCGTGGAGGAGGCCCGCGCTCTGCGGCGTGGCGTCCAGGTCGAGGGGCGCCTCGCCCAGGCGTTGCAGGGTCCAGGTGGAGGCCGGCCTGCCGGGGTCGGTGGAGACCCGCCGCAGCAGCACCGGCAGCAGGGCGGAGACGGAGGTGGTGACGGGGACGGCCAGGTCTGCGCGGCCGGCCGGCCCGGCGATGGTCAGCCGGCACACCTCGGTGCTGACCGCTCCCGGGGTGCGGGGGGCGGGTAGGGCGGTGGTCATGGTGCTCCTGGAAGCGGGGGTTCGCGGTGGCTTGGAGGACGGGGGCGGGCCTGGCGTCAGGGGCCCGCGTATCCGACCTGCATCAGGCGCACACCGCGGCGGGTGACGAGCTGCGCACGGCCGGGGGGCAGGGTCCGCGGCCTGGCCTCACCGATGAACTTGCCTTCCTCCTTGGGGTAGGAGTGCAGCAGTGCCGGGTTGCCCAGTTCCCAGATCCGGCGCAGCACCGGGTCCATCATGGCGCGGCCGGCTCCGGAGGTGGAACGCGAGATCACCAGATGCAGGCCGATGTTCACGGAGTGGGCGAGCATCGGGGCGAGCGGGTTGAGCGGCGAACCGCTGCCCGGCCCACCACCGTAGAGGTCGTAGTCGTCAATGAGCATGAAGAGCCTCGGCCCGGACCACCAGTCGCGCCGGGGCAGGCGCTCGGGGGCGATGTCGGCGCCGGGGACGCGCTTGCCGACCGACACCGCGGCGCTGCCGGCGAGTTGGGTGAGGCTCTCGCCGTCCACCGCGAAACCCACCCGGTACTCCTCGGGGACGAGGCCGAGCAGATCGCGCCGGGTGTCGGCGAGCAGGATGCGGGCCTCGTCCGGCTGGTAGCGGCGGGTGATGGCATCGATCGTCAGCCGCAGGACGTTGGTCTTGCCGGTCTCGGCGTCGCCGAAGACCATCAGGTGCGGGGCGGCCCCAAAGTCGTGCCACACCGGGGCGAGGCGCTGCTCGTCCCAGCCGACGCAGACCCGCAGGTCGCCCTCGGGCGCCGGGAGCTTGTCCAGCGGCAGCTTGGCGGGCAGCATCCGCACGCCGGGGGCCTGCCGTCCGGTCCAGAAGGTGTCGATCTCGGCGACGGCCGACCTGGTCGCCGCGGTGAGGTCCTCGGTCCCGGAGGAGCTGTCCAGGCGGGGCAGCGCGGACAGGAAGTGGAACTTGGACTTGGTCAGGCCGCGGCCCGGCTGCTGGGGCACGCTCGCGGCGAGCTTGGAGCCGAGCTCGGACTCCACGGCGTCACCGAGGCGGAGTTCGAGCTTGCTGCCGAACAGGTCGCGGGCGCGCGGCCGGATCTCCGACCAGCGCACCGCGGAGGCCACCACGTGCAGGCCGAAGGACAGGCCCCGGGCCGCCAGGTCGGTGATGCGCGGCTCCAGCTCCTCGAAGTCCTGCTTGAGGGTGCCCCAGTTGTCGATGACGAGGAAGACGTCGCCGTAGGGGTCGTCGATCTGGCCGCTGTCCCGCATCTGCCGGTACGCCGTCATCGACTCCAGGCCGTTCTCGGTGAAGCGCCGTTCGCGGGCCTCCAGCAGCTGGCTGAGCTCCTCCACCGTGCGCGTCACGCGATCCCGCTCCATGCGGGTGGCGATCGAGCCGACGTGCGGCAGGCCCGCAGTGGACTGCAGACCGCCGCCGCCGAAGTCGAGGCAGTAGAACTGCACCTCGCGCGGGGTGTGGGTGAGGGCGAGGGAGAGCATCAGGGTGCGCAGCGTCGTGGACTTGCCGCTCTGCGGGGCGCCGGCGATGGCCAGGTGGCCGTCGGCGCCGGACAGGTCGGCGACCAGCAGTTCGCGCAGCTGCTCGTAGGGCCGGTCGACCATGCCGAGGGGTACGCGCAGGGCGCCGAGCGCCGCGTAGTCGACGGCGCTCATGCCGCGCTCCGGGTCGGGGACGATACCGGGCAGCAACTGGTCGAGGCTGGGCGAGAAGTCCAGCGGCGGCAGCCACACCTGGCGGGCCGGCGGGCCGGCGCCCTCCAGCCGGTCCACCAGGACCTCCAGCAGGCTCTCCTCGTCGTCGGAGGCCGGCTCGGCCGTCGGCGTCTGCTGCGCGGTGTGCTCCTCGGCCGTCTCCGTGTCGTCCGGCGGCACCGGGGTGCGCTGCTCCATGCCGAAGGCGACGATCTCCTGGGAGCCGGCGATCGCCTCCGTCGGGCGGGACGCGGTCTGCGGGGCCGGGGCGGCGCCCGAGACGTAGGCGGCCTTGAAGCGGGCCAGGTTAGTGGTGTCGACCTTCAGGTAGCCGTTGCCCGGTGCGGACGGCAGCTCGTAGGCGGAGCCGACGCCGATGACGCTGCGGGATTCCATCGAGGAGAAGGTGCGCAGCGCGATCCGGTACGACAGGTGGCCCTCGACCCGGTGGATGCGGCCCTCGTCCAGCCGCTGGGAGGCCAGCAGCAGGTGCACGCCCAGCGAGCGGCCGAGGCGCCCGATGGTGACGAACAACTCGACGAACTCCGGCTTGGTGGCCAGCAGTTCGGAGAACTCGTCCACCACGATCACCAGGGACGGCAGCGGGGTGAGCGGCGCGCCGCCGAGCCGCGCCTTCTCGTAGTCGTAGAGGGAGGAGTGCCCGCTCTCGCGCAGCAGCTCCTGGCGGCGGATCATCTCGCCCTGGAGCGAGTCCCGCATACGGTCCACGAGGTGGAGCTCGTCGGCCAGGTTGGTGATGACCGCGGAGGTGTGCGGCAACCGGTCCATGTTGAGGAAGGTCGCGCCACCCTTGAAGTCCACCAGCACGAAGTTGAGGATGTCCGAGGAGTGCGTCGCCGCGAGCCCGATGACCAGGGTGCGCACCAGTTCACTCTTGCCGGAACCGGTCGCGCCGATCAGCAGACCGTGCGGGCCCATACCGGCTTGGGCTGACTCCTTGAGGTCCAGCTCCAGGACCTCGTTGTCCTCGGTGATGCCGATCGGCACCCGCAGCCGCGAGCTCTGGGCCGTCCGGGTGCGCCACAGGGAGGGCACGTCGAAGGAGCGCGGGTCGCGGACGCCGAGCAGGGTGGCGAGGTCGAAGTCGGTCTCCAGCGGCTGCTCGACGAGTTCGATGCCGCCGCTGCTGGTGCGCATCGGCGCCAGGACACGGGCGAGTTCCTCGGCGGCCGAGGCGCTCAGCGTGTCGGCTCTCGCCGTGACGGCGGTGTCCCCCGAGGGGTACTCCACCTCGCCGTCCCGCACGGACAGCCGCAGCACGTCGGGGCCGCCGGTCATCGCGCCGGTGGCGTCCAGCAGCACGACATTGCGGATGCCGTCCGCCAGCAGCCGGGAGGTCTCGGGCAGGTACGCCCGGTAGGCGAGCACGACGACGAAGGGCTCGCCGGGCCGGGGCGGCGAGCCGGGCTCGTGCTCGGGGCGCTCGGTCACCTCAAGCAGGTCCAGCAGCACGTCATGGTCGTCCGACACCAGCCGCAGCGGACCAGTCTCGTCCTCCAGGTGCGGGTGCGCGTTGTGGGGCAGCCACTTCAGCCAGTCCCATTCGGTGCGCCCCACCGCGTCGGTGAGCAGGGCGATGCGCATCTCGTCCGGCGCGTGCGCCACGGCGAGCCGGCCGATCAGGGCACGCAGCAGGCCGAGTGCGGCCTCGCCGTCGCCGGCCAGCTCCACGCTGGTGAACCGGCGCAGCGGCACCGTCACCGGCAGGTGGGTGACGTTCTGGTACGCCTTGGTGAAGCGCCGCAGCGAGATCGCCGAGAGCGGTTCGAGGTCCTCCACCGGCTTGGTCTCCGGCGGCGCCAGGGCCAGGCCCGCCCTGCGGGAGCCAAGGCCGATGCGCACCTCGGCGAAGTCCTCGTGCCCGCCCCTGCGCTCCCACAGGCGCGGCCCGGACGCCATCGCCCACAGGTCCTGCGGGCGCGGGTTGTCCCAGTAGGCCGCGGCGCGCTGCTCGGCAGCCGCCTGCCGCACCTGGCGGCGCAGTTGGGCGAGGTAGCGCAGGTAGTCGCGGCGCTCGG includes:
- the eccCa gene encoding type VII secretion protein EccCa; the encoded protein is MSTVVVNRSPRVPGPEAPEGQIELAEPPALGEPATADFSSVLVYLPMLLGVGAMAMMFTLGAKSPTTFLMSGMMGTAMLSMALTQIGRRGAERKRKMRAERRDYLRYLAQLRRQVRQAAAEQRAAAYWDNPRPQDLWAMASGPRLWERRGGHEDFAEVRIGLGSRRAGLALAPPETKPVEDLEPLSAISLRRFTKAYQNVTHLPVTVPLRRFTSVELAGDGEAALGLLRALIGRLAVAHAPDEMRIALLTDAVGRTEWDWLKWLPHNAHPHLEDETGPLRLVSDDHDVLLDLLEVTERPEHEPGSPPRPGEPFVVVLAYRAYLPETSRLLADGIRNVVLLDATGAMTGGPDVLRLSVRDGEVEYPSGDTAVTARADTLSASAAEELARVLAPMRTSSGGIELVEQPLETDFDLATLLGVRDPRSFDVPSLWRTRTAQSSRLRVPIGITEDNEVLELDLKESAQAGMGPHGLLIGATGSGKSELVRTLVIGLAATHSSDILNFVLVDFKGGATFLNMDRLPHTSAVITNLADELHLVDRMRDSLQGEMIRRQELLRESGHSSLYDYEKARLGGAPLTPLPSLVIVVDEFSELLATKPEFVELFVTIGRLGRSLGVHLLLASQRLDEGRIHRVEGHLSYRIALRTFSSMESRSVIGVGSAYELPSAPGNGYLKVDTTNLARFKAAYVSGAAPAPQTASRPTEAIAGSQEIVAFGMEQRTPVPPDDTETAEEHTAQQTPTAEPASDDEESLLEVLVDRLEGAGPPARQVWLPPLDFSPSLDQLLPGIVPDPERGMSAVDYAALGALRVPLGMVDRPYEQLRELLVADLSGADGHLAIAGAPQSGKSTTLRTLMLSLALTHTPREVQFYCLDFGGGGLQSTAGLPHVGSIATRMERDRVTRTVEELSQLLEARERRFTENGLESMTAYRQMRDSGQIDDPYGDVFLVIDNWGTLKQDFEELEPRITDLAARGLSFGLHVVASAVRWSEIRPRARDLFGSKLELRLGDAVESELGSKLAASVPQQPGRGLTKSKFHFLSALPRLDSSSGTEDLTAATRSAVAEIDTFWTGRQAPGVRMLPAKLPLDKLPAPEGDLRVCVGWDEQRLAPVWHDFGAAPHLMVFGDAETGKTNVLRLTIDAITRRYQPDEARILLADTRRDLLGLVPEEYRVGFAVDGESLTQLAGSAAVSVGKRVPGADIAPERLPRRDWWSGPRLFMLIDDYDLYGGGPGSGSPLNPLAPMLAHSVNIGLHLVISRSTSGAGRAMMDPVLRRIWELGNPALLHSYPKEEGKFIGEARPRTLPPGRAQLVTRRGVRLMQVGYAGP